ATCTAATTCACGTGTAGGCTCAGCCCATTGCTCAGGGCTGGCAGCGCCATAAGCCAGACCAGAGATCAACATTTTTTCCTGATATGCATCAGCATCCAAGGTATAGGCAGAACCAATCTCAAACAGGCGTACACGCGCCTGTTTGCGGTTCAGGTTATAGACTAGCGTATCCAGCAAACCAACCCAAAGACTAGAACGCATCACACTCATGTTGCTGGCAATCGGGTTTTTCAGTTTGATCGGCTTAGTGTTACCGAGAATTTCTCGTTCCGTTTGCTCTTCAACAAAGCTGTAATTAACGATCTCCTGATAACCATGGGCAACCGCAATATGTCTGAGCCAGGCTGGCTTCAGTTGGTTTTCAGAAGCTGACAGCATAGTGAGCGCAGCTTCTGGCGCGATAGCAGGAATATGATCATAACCATGCAATCTGGCGATTTCCTCAACCAGATCTTCTTCTATGCTGATATCGAAACGATAACTCGGTGGCGTCACGACAAAGTTACCAGCTTTGTTCTCACAAAAAAATCCAAGCTGGGAAAAATATTGCGCGACTTGGCTTTCACTAATTGCAATCCCTAATATGGACTGCAACTTGCTGTGTCTTAGCGTTACGGCTTTGCGTACAGGCAGAGCGCCTGTAACTTCGCTCACGGGACCAGCTTGGCCACCGCATAATTGCTGAACTAGTTGTGTCGCATATTCAAGTGCTTGCAGCGTATTGCCGTAATCGACACCACGTTCAAAACGATAAGATGAGTCTGTGCTCAGCCCCAAGCGACGAGCCTTGCCAGCAATCGCATCAGGTGTGAAGAAAGCGCTCTCAAGAAAAATAGACTGTGTCGCATCACTCACTGCAGTAAAAGCGCCGCCCATAATGCCAGCGAGTGCAATGGCACCACTATCATCGGCAATCACCAGCATATCGGCATCCAGTTTCACTTCTTGCTGGTTGAGTAACACGATAGATTCAGCAGGCTTTGTAGCACGGACACGAATATCGCCTTGCAACTTGGCAGCATCAAATGCATGCAAAGGCTGGCCAAGCTCGAGTAATACGTAATTGGTGATATCAACAATAGTGCTAATGCTGCGAATACCACTACGCTCAAGGCGGCGCAACATCCAGTCGGGTGTCTGAGCACTGGCATTGACGCCTTCTATCAATCGCCCAGCGTAGCGCAGGCAATCTGATGTCTGCTCAATGGCAATTGATTTTTTATTGGTACTGGTAACTGCTACGGGATTGATTGCAGGCAAACTCAAAGCAGCACCAGTGATGGCGGCCACATCGCGGGCAATGCCTATGATACTTAGGCAATCACTACGGTTGGGCGTGAGTTTGAGGGTGAACAGTTGATCATCCAGCGCCAGAAATTGGCGGATATCCATACCAACTTGTGCGTCTGCTGGCAGCTCGAGCAAACCTGTGCTTTCTTCGGTAAGACCAAGCTCTTTACTGGAACACATCATGCCGAAAGACTCAACGCCACGTACCTTAGCTTGCTTGATGTTAAATCCAGGCAAAGCCGCTCCAACTAGCGCACAAGGCGCTTTCAGACCAGCCCGCGCATTCGACGCGCCACACACAATCTGCAAAAGCTCACCACTACCTACATCAACACGGCAGATTTGCAATCTATCTGCATCAGGGTGTTTCTCGGCGCTCAAAATCTGACCTATCACCACACCTGTAAATACGGCAGCTACTGATTTTTGTTCTTCTACTTCCAGACCTGCCATGGTCAGCGCATGACCCAAAGCATCGCTATCCATCGCTGGATTTACAAACTGTCTTAACCATTGTTCAGAGAATTGCATAATTATTTACCAAACTGCTTCAAGAAACGCAGGTCATTTTCAAAGAACAAGCGCAAATCATTAACGCCGTAGCGCAACATAGTCAGGCGCTCAATGCCAAGACCAAAGGCAAAACCACGGTATTTTTCGCTATCCACGCCTACATGCCTGAACACTTCAGGGTGCACCATACCGCAGCCACCAATCTCCAGCCAACCGCCATTCCAACTCATATCCATCTCCGCAGAAGGTTCGGTGAAAGGAAAGAAGGATGGACGAAAGCGTACTTCCAGGTCATCACGCTCAAAGAAACGTTGCAGAAAATCCTGCACCACACCCTTCAGATTAGCAAAGCTGATATTCTCATCAACCCATAAACCTTCTACCTGGTGAAACATGGGTGAGTGTGTCGCATCGGAATCCACACGATAAACACGTCCTGGCGCAATGATCTTCAACGGTGGCGTTTTGTTTTGCATGTAATGAATCTGCACCGGCGAGGTATGAGTGCGCAAGACATGGGAGTCTTTACCATCGACGGTATCAATATAAAATGTATCGTGCATGGCACGCGCTGGATGATTCTCGGGAATATTCAGCGCGGTAAAGTTGTAGAAGTCAGATTCGATTTCTGGCCCTTCTGCGACTTCAAAACCAATCGAATGGAATAACTCTTCAACGCGCTGCAAGGTCAACGTCACAGGGTGTAGGCCACCTTGCCCGTGAACATTGCGGGCAGGCAAAGTCACATCCAGTGATTCAGCGGCCAGTTGCTCCGCTTGTTCTGCCAGCAATATCGCATCACGACGGTTTTTCAAGGCTAGTTCTACGCCTTGCTTAACCACATTGATTGCAGCACCTGCTGCTGGGCGCTCCTCGCTACTAAGCTTGCCCAGACCTTTAAGAGCGTCAGTCAGAACACCGCTCTTGCCAAGGTATTGCGCCTTAACCTGCTCTAATTCGGTAACCGTTGCGCAAGCGGCAAACTCACGCTCGGCTTGTGGAACAATATGTTCTAAATTCGGATTTTCTGGATTTTGCATGAAGTCTAAATGTGCAGACCTAAATGATTGACAAAAATTTAATAAAAAAAGGAGGCACGTGGCCTCCTTTTTAAATTGCAGCTAATTAAGCAGCGGATAGGCCAGATTTTGCTAGTTCAGCAAACTTGGCAAACGCCACTTTATCGAATACAGCCAGATCAGCTAATACTTTGCGATCTACTTCGATGGCTGACTTCTTCAGACCGTTTATGAAACGGCTGTATGTCAGACCATACTCACGTGCACCTGCATTGATACGCGCAATCCATAAAGAACGGAATTGACGTTTCTTTTGACGGCGGTCACGATAAGCATATTGACCAGCTTTCATTACCGCTTGCTTGGCAACGCGGTAAACATTCTTGCGACGGCCGCGGTAACCCTTGGCTGCGTCTAATACTTTTTTATGGCGGGCGCGTGCGATGACACCACGTTTGACTCTAGGCATAATCTATCTCCTTATTGAGTCGGCATCATGGCGCGTACACGCTTGACGTCTGTTGATGAAACGATGGCTGTACCGCGCAGCTTACGCTTTTGCTTGGTAGTCTTCTTGGTCAGGATATGACGAAGGTGCGAGTGGGTACGCTTTACCTTGCCATTACCTAGGAACTTGAAGCGCTTTTTGGCGCCGCTCTTGGTCTTCATTTTTGGCATTTTGTTCTCCTTTGAGAGTAGTTAAGAGTGCTTGGGCATGCCATTTCGCCGTATCACTCAAAATTCTGTGTTGCTAAATCTTATTTAACTTTTTTGTGAGGCCCTAGAACCATCACCATTTGTCGACCTTCCATCTTGGGAAACTGCTCGACTACTGCATATTCTTGTAAATCTGCTTCTACACGCTTCAATAATGCCAAACCTAGTTCCTGATGCGTAATTTCACGGCCGCGGAAACGTAAGGTGACTTTAGCTTTATCACCTTCTTCCAGAAAACGAATCAGATTACGCAACTTAACGTTGTAATCGCCATCATCCGTACCTGGGCGGAACTTAACTTCTTTAACCTGAACCTGCTTTTGCTTAAGACGGGCTTCGTGCTGCTTCTTGCTTTCGGCGTACTTGAACTTGCCATAATCCATCAGCCTACAGACTGGGGGAGCTGCTTGCGGGGCGATTTCAACCAGATCAATATCTGCTTCTTCAGCCTTGGCAAAGGCTTCGTTCAAACTCATTACACCTAAAGGCTCACCATTCACGCCTACCAAACGAATTTGTTGTGCTGTTATGTCACCGTTAATTCGTACTTCTTTATCTTGAGCTATCGCAAATTCTCCAAATCAATAAATAAATAGACCGCGCTACACCAGTCGGATTAAACCTTTGAGTCCACGTCGTTTTTAAGGAGCTGAATAAATGCATCCAAAGACATTGAACCCAGGTCTTCGCCTTTTCGGGTACGCACGGCCACTTGCCCACGTTGCATCTCACGCTCACCTGCAATTAAGAGGTAAGGTAATTTCTGTAAGCTATGTTCGCGTATTTTATAGGTTATTTTCTCATTCCTCAAGTCGGAATCAACACGGAAGCCGCTTTTCTTCAGTTCAGTGACCACTTGTGAGACATATTCTGACTGACCATCACTGATATTCAGTACCATCGCCTGCATAGGAGCAAGCCATGCTGGTAGCGCTCCTGCGTAGTTCTCAATCAGGATACCGAGGAAGCGTTCCATGGAGCCAACAATGGCGCGATGCAGCATCAGCGGGCGTTTGCGGCTGTTATCTTCGGCTACATATTCTGCGCCCAAGCGCTCAGGCAAGTTAGGATCTAGCTGAATAGTGCCACATTGCCACAAGCGACCAAGCGAGTCTTTGAGCGTAAATTCAATCTTGGGGCCATAAAATGCACCTTCGCCTGGCTGATACTCAAATTCCAGATTATTCAGTTTTAATGCATTGGCCAACGATGTTTCTGCCCTATCCCACTCATCATCACTGCCAATACGCTTTGCTGGACGGGTAGACAATTTAACAATGACCTCATTAAAGCCAAAATCGCCATAGATTTTGTAAAGCATTTTAATGAAATCAGCGACTTCTGTCTCAACCTGTTCTTCGGTACAGAATATATGGGCATCATCTTGCGTGAAGCCACGCACGCGCATTAAGCCGTGCAATGAGCCTGAAGGCTCGTTACGATGGCATGAACCAAACTCAGCCAAACGCAGCGGCAGATCACGGTAGCTATGCAACGCGCTGTTGTAAATCTGTACATGGCCAGGGCAATTCATCGGCTTCACCGCGTAATCGCGATTTTCCGATGAAGTGACGAACATACCTTCGCGATAGTTTTCCCAGTGACCTGATTTTTCCCAAAGACTACGATCCATGATGGTCGGCGTGCGCACCTCCTGGTAGCCATACTCAACAAACTTGGCGCGCATGTATTGCTCGACTTCTTGCCAGATGCTCCAGCCACGTGGGTGCCAAAACACCATGCCTGGCGCTTCATCCTGCATATGGAAATAATCCAGTTGCTTGCCTAATTTGCGGTGGTCGCGCTTCTCAGCCTCTTCCAACATATGCAGGTAAGCATCAAGGTCTTCTTTTTTCGCCCATGCCGTGCCGTAGATGCGTTGCAGCATCTCGTTATTAGAATCACCGCGCCAGTAGGCGCCAGCAAGTTTCATCAATTTGAATACTTTGAGCTTGCCAGTTGATGGCACGTGTGGGCCACGGCAAAGATCAGTGAAACTGCCTTCGGAGTAAAGTGAAACCTCTTGATCGGCTGGAATGGAAGCAATAATTTCGGCTTTATAAGCTTCACCGATAGACTTGAAGTAAGCCACAGCCTCATCGCGCGGCAATACCTTGCGGGTGACAGCCTCATCTTTTTTCGCCA
This genomic window from Methyloradius palustris contains:
- the pheT gene encoding phenylalanine--tRNA ligase subunit beta translates to MQFSEQWLRQFVNPAMDSDALGHALTMAGLEVEEQKSVAAVFTGVVIGQILSAEKHPDADRLQICRVDVGSGELLQIVCGASNARAGLKAPCALVGAALPGFNIKQAKVRGVESFGMMCSSKELGLTEESTGLLELPADAQVGMDIRQFLALDDQLFTLKLTPNRSDCLSIIGIARDVAAITGAALSLPAINPVAVTSTNKKSIAIEQTSDCLRYAGRLIEGVNASAQTPDWMLRRLERSGIRSISTIVDITNYVLLELGQPLHAFDAAKLQGDIRVRATKPAESIVLLNQQEVKLDADMLVIADDSGAIALAGIMGGAFTAVSDATQSIFLESAFFTPDAIAGKARRLGLSTDSSYRFERGVDYGNTLQALEYATQLVQQLCGGQAGPVSEVTGALPVRKAVTLRHSKLQSILGIAISESQVAQYFSQLGFFCENKAGNFVVTPPSYRFDISIEEDLVEEIARLHGYDHIPAIAPEAALTMLSASENQLKPAWLRHIAVAHGYQEIVNYSFVEEQTEREILGNTKPIKLKNPIASNMSVMRSSLWVGLLDTLVYNLNRKQARVRLFEIGSAYTLDADAYQEKMLISGLAYGAASPEQWAEPTRELDFFDIKTVTDVLGGLRVEYKAAQHPALHPGQSAQIMLNNKAIGWLGKLHPKWQQHYQLPLATFVFELDATALLSRQLQTFTEVAKFPPIRRDLAVIVDENIEVKAVIDTMLSAHIPVVNDVRLFDVYRGKGIAENKKSLAFLVLMQDTQKTLTDVEADEAMSKLLDSIKKNHGAELR
- the pheS gene encoding phenylalanine--tRNA ligase subunit alpha, whose product is MQNPENPNLEHIVPQAEREFAACATVTELEQVKAQYLGKSGVLTDALKGLGKLSSEERPAAGAAINVVKQGVELALKNRRDAILLAEQAEQLAAESLDVTLPARNVHGQGGLHPVTLTLQRVEELFHSIGFEVAEGPEIESDFYNFTALNIPENHPARAMHDTFYIDTVDGKDSHVLRTHTSPVQIHYMQNKTPPLKIIAPGRVYRVDSDATHSPMFHQVEGLWVDENISFANLKGVVQDFLQRFFERDDLEVRFRPSFFPFTEPSAEMDMSWNGGWLEIGGCGMVHPEVFRHVGVDSEKYRGFAFGLGIERLTMLRYGVNDLRLFFENDLRFLKQFGK
- the rplT gene encoding 50S ribosomal protein L20; protein product: MPRVKRGVIARARHKKVLDAAKGYRGRRKNVYRVAKQAVMKAGQYAYRDRRQKKRQFRSLWIARINAGAREYGLTYSRFINGLKKSAIEVDRKVLADLAVFDKVAFAKFAELAKSGLSAA
- the rpmI gene encoding 50S ribosomal protein L35, with the translated sequence MPKMKTKSGAKKRFKFLGNGKVKRTHSHLRHILTKKTTKQKRKLRGTAIVSSTDVKRVRAMMPTQ
- the infC gene encoding translation initiation factor IF-3, which translates into the protein MAQDKEVRINGDITAQQIRLVGVNGEPLGVMSLNEAFAKAEEADIDLVEIAPQAAPPVCRLMDYGKFKYAESKKQHEARLKQKQVQVKEVKFRPGTDDGDYNVKLRNLIRFLEEGDKAKVTLRFRGREITHQELGLALLKRVEADLQEYAVVEQFPKMEGRQMVMVLGPHKKVK
- the thrS gene encoding threonine--tRNA ligase; its protein translation is MPVIRLPDGSERTFDAPLTVADVAMSIGAGLARAALAGKVNGKLVDTSYLIAENVDLAIITERDADGLEVIRHSTAHLLAYAVKELFPDAQVTIGPVIDNGFYYDFSYKRPFTPEDLETIEKKMVELAKKDEAVTRKVLPRDEAVAYFKSIGEAYKAEIIASIPADQEVSLYSEGSFTDLCRGPHVPSTGKLKVFKLMKLAGAYWRGDSNNEMLQRIYGTAWAKKEDLDAYLHMLEEAEKRDHRKLGKQLDYFHMQDEAPGMVFWHPRGWSIWQEVEQYMRAKFVEYGYQEVRTPTIMDRSLWEKSGHWENYREGMFVTSSENRDYAVKPMNCPGHVQIYNSALHSYRDLPLRLAEFGSCHRNEPSGSLHGLMRVRGFTQDDAHIFCTEEQVETEVADFIKMLYKIYGDFGFNEVIVKLSTRPAKRIGSDDEWDRAETSLANALKLNNLEFEYQPGEGAFYGPKIEFTLKDSLGRLWQCGTIQLDPNLPERLGAEYVAEDNSRKRPLMLHRAIVGSMERFLGILIENYAGALPAWLAPMQAMVLNISDGQSEYVSQVVTELKKSGFRVDSDLRNEKITYKIREHSLQKLPYLLIAGEREMQRGQVAVRTRKGEDLGSMSLDAFIQLLKNDVDSKV